In Paenibacillus sp. 1781tsa1, one DNA window encodes the following:
- a CDS encoding GNAT family N-acetyltransferase — MNTTIVEVNNQELLDACFAIRTAIFVEEQGVPATDEFDAYDTLDAEARHILLYVDGVPAASSRLRIVEQVAKLERICVMLDYRKHGLGRVLIDKLEQMAIAEGLEKAKLHAQVQASGFYERLGYAPASDVFMEDGIPHLLMTKKLK; from the coding sequence ATGAATACAACGATTGTTGAAGTTAATAATCAGGAATTGCTTGATGCCTGCTTCGCCATCCGCACCGCTATTTTCGTCGAAGAACAAGGCGTACCCGCAACGGATGAATTCGACGCTTATGATACATTAGACGCGGAGGCGCGCCACATTCTGCTCTACGTAGACGGTGTTCCTGCCGCTTCTTCCAGACTGCGCATTGTGGAACAGGTCGCCAAATTGGAACGGATCTGTGTCATGCTCGATTACCGTAAACACGGTCTGGGCCGTGTGCTGATCGACAAGCTGGAGCAGATGGCTATTGCCGAAGGACTGGAGAAAGCCAAACTGCACGCGCAGGTACAAGCTTCCGGGTTCTACGAACGTCTCGGATATGCACCCGCGTCGGACGTATTTATGGAAGACGGCATTCCCCATCTGCTGATGACCAAAAAACTGAAATAA
- the greA gene encoding transcription elongation factor GreA, with translation MANEEVILTQEGLEKLEDELRELKTVKRKELAERLKLAISYGDLKENSEYHSAKDDQAFMETRILIVEKMLKNAKVITSENMDATKVGVGSTVLLNDIEFAEKIEYKLVGPAEADVADNKISYESPLGKELMGKEVGSVIHVNAPMGVIKYELLQIKV, from the coding sequence ATGGCTAATGAAGAAGTGATTTTGACACAGGAAGGCTTGGAAAAGCTGGAGGACGAACTGAGGGAATTGAAGACAGTGAAGCGTAAGGAACTGGCTGAGCGTCTGAAACTCGCAATCAGTTACGGTGACCTGAAGGAAAATAGTGAGTATCATTCAGCCAAAGATGATCAGGCCTTTATGGAGACCCGGATTCTGATCGTGGAAAAGATGCTGAAAAACGCCAAAGTTATCACGTCCGAGAACATGGATGCTACCAAAGTGGGTGTAGGTTCCACTGTATTGCTCAATGATATCGAATTCGCTGAGAAGATTGAATATAAATTGGTTGGTCCTGCTGAGGCCGATGTAGCAGATAATAAAATTTCCTATGAGAGTCCACTGGGCAAAGAACTGATGGGCAAAGAAGTGGGCAGCGTCATTCATGTCAATGCTCCGATGGGTGTTATCAAGTACGAGTTACTTCAAATTAAAGTTTAA
- a CDS encoding 4'-phosphopantetheinyl transferase superfamily protein, producing MITIRMLQVPEVLPKAYWDHFLSQVSAERRAQASRFVRQADAYRSVLGEILTRVTLSKLTGLRSHELSFTRNSYGKPSLSHHSDVPFNVSHSGDWIALISGGADELGVDVEKIAPIDMQIAERFFSPTESQFLAAVPVDRRLETFYRLWTLKESYIKAVGMGLSIPLDSFAILPDEGGVWHCEQAAEYRFHSHRLDEGHMLAACSAGGELPSQPEIITLEELYTELV from the coding sequence ATGATAACGATTCGTATGCTCCAAGTTCCAGAAGTATTGCCCAAGGCATACTGGGACCATTTTCTGTCGCAAGTCTCGGCTGAGCGTCGTGCCCAGGCTTCGCGTTTTGTTCGTCAGGCTGATGCGTATCGCTCCGTGTTGGGAGAAATATTGACTCGTGTGACTTTGAGCAAATTGACTGGACTGAGATCTCATGAGCTTTCTTTTACCCGTAACTCCTACGGCAAACCTTCACTCAGCCACCATTCGGATGTACCATTCAACGTCTCCCACTCTGGTGATTGGATTGCTCTGATCTCTGGCGGTGCAGATGAACTGGGCGTGGATGTGGAAAAAATAGCTCCAATTGACATGCAGATTGCAGAGCGTTTCTTCTCTCCAACGGAGAGCCAGTTCTTGGCCGCAGTGCCTGTCGATCGTCGGCTGGAGACCTTCTACCGTCTATGGACGCTGAAGGAAAGTTATATCAAGGCAGTCGGTATGGGCTTATCCATACCACTGGACTCCTTCGCCATCCTACCGGATGAGGGCGGAGTTTGGCATTGCGAGCAGGCCGCTGAATATCGCTTTCACAGTCACCGACTGGATGAAGGACATATGCTTGCGGCATGTTCGGCTGGGGGAGAGCTGCCAAGCCAGCCCGAGATCATAACATTGGAGGAGCTATATACAGAGTTGGTTTAA
- a CDS encoding D-alanine--D-alanine ligase produces MKVGVIMGGTSSERDISLLTGQEMIANLNRDKYEVVPIELNTKRDLIDKSAGIDVALLALHGKYGEDGTVQGTLESLGIPYTGCGVLASSVCMDKDMSKQLMQHAGVLTGEWLRVSHMEELSSIAVQQLTYPVVVKPNSGGSSIGTQVVKEASALPAAVEAALAWDDTVMIEQYIEGEEITCAILDGKMLPVISIRSNAEFFDYASKYDDHGADEQVVQLPLDLHHRVEAAALACYQVLKCSVYARVDMMIREGMPYVLEVNTLPGLTRNSLLPKSAAAAGISFAELLDTIIELSLKERPKEATPR; encoded by the coding sequence ATGAAAGTTGGCGTGATTATGGGCGGTACATCTTCAGAGCGGGATATTTCACTGCTCACCGGACAGGAGATGATTGCGAATCTCAATAGAGACAAATACGAGGTTGTGCCCATTGAGCTGAACACCAAGCGCGATCTAATCGACAAGTCAGCGGGGATCGATGTGGCACTGCTTGCCCTGCATGGCAAATACGGCGAAGACGGTACGGTCCAGGGTACATTAGAATCTCTGGGTATTCCCTACACAGGCTGTGGTGTGCTTGCAAGCAGTGTATGCATGGATAAAGACATGTCCAAACAACTCATGCAGCATGCAGGTGTGCTTACCGGAGAATGGCTACGGGTGAGCCATATGGAGGAACTGTCCTCTATTGCTGTTCAACAATTAACGTACCCCGTGGTGGTCAAACCGAATTCAGGCGGTTCCAGTATCGGTACCCAAGTGGTGAAGGAAGCTTCCGCCCTGCCCGCTGCTGTAGAGGCTGCCCTCGCCTGGGATGATACGGTCATGATTGAACAGTATATCGAAGGTGAGGAGATTACCTGTGCCATTCTGGATGGTAAGATGCTGCCGGTGATCTCCATTCGTTCGAACGCTGAGTTTTTCGACTATGCTTCCAAATACGATGACCACGGGGCCGATGAGCAGGTTGTGCAATTGCCTTTGGACCTTCACCATCGCGTTGAAGCCGCGGCGTTGGCCTGTTATCAGGTGCTGAAATGCAGCGTCTACGCTCGAGTGGATATGATGATTCGGGAAGGCATGCCTTATGTGCTTGAAGTGAACACGCTGCCGGGGCTTACCCGTAACAGTCTGCTGCCCAAAAGTGCAGCTGCTGCAGGCATTTCTTTTGCAGAGTTACTGGATACCATTATTGAACTTTCACTGAAAGAGAGACCCAAGGAGGCGACGCCACGATGA
- a CDS encoding Bax inhibitor-1/YccA family protein, whose amino-acid sequence MIGRSGNPTLKDSTFENRGYGEDRYQNYMTINGTVNKAFITLVILLASAFATWMMFFNGQEVMPLAYGGLIVGFILALVISFKPVAAPYLVPVYAVAEGLFLGALSATYESLYNGITLQAALLTMAVFIALLMAYKTRLIKATENFKLGVVAATGGIMIMYLLSFVLGFFGISIPYLHDNSLIGIGISVVIVIVAALNLVLDFDFIEGGAERGAPKYMEWYGAFGLMVTLVWLYIEIIRLLGKLRSRD is encoded by the coding sequence TTGATCGGTCGTAGCGGTAACCCTACACTTAAAGACAGCACGTTTGAAAACAGAGGATATGGAGAAGATCGGTATCAGAATTACATGACGATTAACGGCACGGTGAACAAAGCGTTTATTACGCTGGTGATCCTGCTGGCTAGTGCGTTTGCAACCTGGATGATGTTCTTTAACGGACAAGAAGTGATGCCGCTCGCTTATGGCGGATTGATCGTTGGTTTCATTCTGGCCCTTGTGATTTCGTTCAAACCCGTAGCGGCACCTTATCTGGTACCCGTCTATGCCGTGGCAGAAGGTTTATTTCTGGGAGCACTCTCAGCAACCTATGAGTCACTGTATAACGGAATTACTTTGCAGGCCGCCCTGTTGACCATGGCTGTATTCATCGCTCTGCTGATGGCATACAAAACCCGTTTGATCAAAGCTACGGAGAACTTCAAGCTGGGTGTTGTAGCGGCAACCGGCGGTATCATGATCATGTATCTGCTGAGTTTTGTACTTGGTTTCTTCGGCATTTCGATTCCTTATCTGCATGATAACAGCTTGATCGGCATCGGTATTTCGGTCGTTATTGTTATTGTGGCTGCTCTCAATTTGGTCCTTGATTTTGACTTCATCGAGGGTGGTGCTGAACGTGGTGCGCCCAAGTACATGGAGTGGTACGGTGCATTTGGATTGATGGTGACGCTGGTATGGCTGTACATCGAGATCATCCGTCTGCTTGGCAAATTGCGGAGCCGGGATTAG
- a CDS encoding GNAT family N-acetyltransferase, whose product MSLDLTIRHSSPTDLQDMVILMDQLGYPTTYAEMEERYTHISADANFTTLVAEARGRVVGLIGLQTSYLYEKNGRHCRIMALVVHDQFRGSGIGRQLILEAEQWAATHNVDSLSLNSGNRPEREDAHEFYRQMGFTAGSTGFSKKPQTLQHT is encoded by the coding sequence ATGAGCCTGGATTTAACCATTAGACACAGCTCCCCTACTGATCTGCAAGATATGGTCATTCTGATGGACCAACTCGGTTATCCCACCACTTACGCCGAGATGGAAGAGCGTTATACCCACATCTCTGCGGACGCAAACTTTACTACACTGGTTGCTGAAGCACGCGGACGTGTAGTTGGACTGATCGGATTACAGACATCTTATCTATATGAAAAGAACGGAAGACACTGCCGCATCATGGCATTGGTTGTACACGATCAGTTCAGGGGCTCAGGCATCGGCCGTCAGCTCATTCTTGAAGCTGAGCAATGGGCAGCCACGCATAACGTGGACTCCCTGTCTCTGAACAGTGGCAATCGTCCGGAGCGGGAAGATGCACATGAATTTTATCGCCAGATGGGCTTCACAGCCGGAAGTACCGGGTTTAGCAAAAAGCCGCAGACCTTACAGCACACTTAA
- a CDS encoding nucleotide excision repair endonuclease: MINITVPTPDVTITKQVDPQLSHIYGFTDFHLITRELGGIFMFYNAAGELLFVGKARKLRPRIKKHFEDTVSPMKNHREEVTKIEVCVIEDPVDREIYETYIINTMRAKYNVDKVLYK, from the coding sequence TTGATTAATATTACCGTGCCAACACCAGATGTAACCATCACAAAGCAGGTTGATCCACAGCTTAGCCACATTTATGGATTTACCGATTTTCACCTGATAACCCGGGAACTAGGCGGGATTTTCATGTTCTACAATGCCGCTGGAGAGCTGTTATTTGTCGGGAAAGCACGAAAATTAAGACCCCGTATCAAAAAGCATTTTGAAGATACCGTATCACCAATGAAGAACCACCGCGAGGAAGTAACAAAGATTGAAGTGTGCGTGATTGAAGATCCGGTAGATCGTGAAATTTACGAGACGTATATCATCAACACGATGCGTGCGAAATACAATGTAGATAAAGTCTTGTACAAGTAA
- a CDS encoding sodium-dependent transporter gives MNFSKPNLNQDNAGKGERFSQAGFILAAIGSSVGLGNMWKFPYITGENGGAAFFLLFIVCLLLIGLPVLLAELAIGRSGRGSAATAFIKAGGHKGWLAAGLLQVLTPFIILSFYVIIAGWTLQYAITSFSGTLFDNPDYAGQFGSFVGGYLPIVWQLVSVLITGWIVAKGVSNGIEKFNKVLIPAMLVLLIILMIRAVTLPGAGAGVSFFLNPDFSQLTTESALVALGHAFFSLSLGMGILVTYGSYVDKNQSLGAATVAVGAGDLIYAFIAGLIIFPTTFSFGIAPDQGPSLIFVALPAAFSAMPLGFLFGGLFFILLAIAALTSAVSLLEVPVKYFMERLSWSRSRAVWVISLAVFIVGLPSVLSLGLLPEWTIGSKSVFDWMDFVASNILLPVGGLLVTIFAGYFWKTAAEASGLRSGWFRVWLFMLRYVAPILVLLVLLHTSGIIHF, from the coding sequence ATGAATTTTAGTAAGCCTAATCTAAATCAAGACAACGCTGGCAAAGGAGAACGCTTCTCCCAAGCTGGATTTATCCTTGCAGCCATTGGTAGTTCGGTTGGTCTGGGCAACATGTGGAAATTCCCGTACATTACGGGTGAGAACGGAGGAGCAGCGTTTTTCCTGCTCTTCATCGTCTGTTTGTTACTCATCGGTCTTCCAGTGCTCCTGGCTGAACTTGCGATTGGTCGCAGCGGCAGAGGTAGTGCAGCTACTGCTTTTATCAAAGCAGGTGGGCATAAGGGTTGGCTCGCAGCCGGATTGCTGCAAGTATTAACGCCATTTATCATCCTGTCTTTTTATGTCATTATCGCGGGCTGGACATTGCAATATGCAATTACGTCTTTCAGCGGTACGTTGTTTGACAATCCGGATTATGCTGGACAATTCGGCTCCTTTGTAGGCGGGTATTTGCCAATCGTGTGGCAACTGGTTTCGGTGCTGATTACAGGCTGGATTGTTGCCAAAGGGGTATCGAACGGAATCGAGAAGTTCAACAAGGTACTGATTCCGGCAATGTTGGTTTTGCTTATTATCCTGATGATTCGTGCTGTTACGTTGCCGGGTGCAGGAGCTGGGGTTTCCTTCTTCCTGAATCCGGATTTCTCGCAACTGACAACTGAATCTGCACTGGTGGCGCTTGGACATGCCTTCTTCTCCCTGTCACTCGGGATGGGTATACTGGTGACTTACGGTTCGTATGTGGATAAAAATCAATCTCTCGGTGCGGCGACCGTCGCTGTTGGCGCGGGTGACCTGATCTATGCATTCATTGCTGGTCTGATCATCTTCCCGACGACATTCTCATTCGGTATTGCACCGGACCAAGGCCCGTCACTGATCTTTGTGGCTCTTCCGGCAGCCTTCTCAGCTATGCCGCTTGGATTCCTGTTTGGCGGATTGTTCTTCATCCTGCTCGCTATTGCGGCTTTGACGTCAGCCGTGTCCTTGCTGGAAGTCCCGGTGAAATACTTCATGGAACGTCTGTCATGGAGCCGGAGTCGTGCGGTATGGGTTATCTCGCTAGCGGTCTTTATCGTGGGGCTTCCTTCGGTATTATCGCTCGGCTTGCTGCCTGAATGGACGATTGGATCGAAGAGTGTGTTCGACTGGATGGACTTTGTAGCATCCAACATCCTGCTGCCTGTAGGTGGACTGCTTGTGACGATTTTTGCGGGATACTTCTGGAAAACGGCTGCTGAAGCTTCCGGTCTGCGTTCCGGATGGTTCCGTGTGTGGCTGTTCATGCTGCGTTACGTGGCTCCGATCCTGGTTCTGCTGGTTCTACTGCACACATCTGGTATCATTCACTTCTAA
- a CDS encoding PLP-dependent aminotransferase family protein, with amino-acid sequence MYSDLQLTEDRPVYIQVKDYMKRLMLKGGLQAKQKLPSTRELSTLMKVSRSTILLAYAELEDEGLIYAVKGKGNYVSASIETPETTASWHLDWKTEVSEYAIQAEQYDLMKHGSGVERGEISFTSIAPDEKLFDLHNVKRAFLDRMSLEGEVLLNYGYAQGYRPLMNYLLRYMENKGVDLRGKDILITNGFTEGFDLVLGALRKKSGKALCENPTHHTAIKNLKLYQFHLTGVNMEPDGLDLKQLEHELEESPYDLAYLVPSYHNPTGIVTSPAKRAEIIRLMNKYQVPIIEDGFNEELRYSGSHISPLIASMGAGNGLVYLGSFSKVLFPGLRVGWVIADAALIDYLESMKRARSIHTSTLDQSLLYQYLSNGNFEKYLKRARTEYKRKYELVVRCLKQHLPMCRISGAGGLHLFVQFPSEYKTRELLAACKVKGVTFTPGDTFYLEHGQGVNTMRLGFSRVSDENIRKGIRIIGETAAQMR; translated from the coding sequence ATGTATTCCGATCTGCAACTGACGGAGGACCGCCCTGTATATATACAAGTCAAAGATTATATGAAGCGATTGATGCTCAAAGGTGGCCTGCAAGCCAAACAAAAACTGCCCTCAACCCGTGAACTTAGTACACTTATGAAGGTTAGTCGCAGCACGATTCTGCTCGCTTATGCCGAGCTTGAAGATGAAGGTCTGATCTACGCCGTCAAAGGCAAAGGCAATTACGTTAGTGCTTCCATCGAAACACCTGAGACCACAGCGAGCTGGCATCTGGACTGGAAGACGGAGGTAAGTGAGTATGCCATTCAGGCAGAACAGTACGATCTGATGAAGCATGGCTCCGGAGTAGAGCGCGGTGAGATCTCCTTTACCAGCATAGCACCCGATGAGAAGCTGTTCGATCTGCACAATGTGAAACGGGCTTTTCTGGATCGCATGTCACTGGAAGGCGAAGTACTGCTGAATTACGGATATGCGCAAGGATACAGACCGCTGATGAACTATTTATTACGCTATATGGAGAACAAAGGTGTCGACCTTCGTGGGAAGGACATTCTGATCACCAACGGATTCACGGAAGGTTTCGATCTGGTGCTTGGAGCGTTGCGCAAAAAAAGCGGAAAAGCGCTCTGCGAGAATCCAACGCACCACACGGCCATCAAAAACCTGAAGCTGTACCAGTTCCACCTAACCGGTGTGAATATGGAGCCGGATGGCCTGGACTTGAAGCAGCTGGAACATGAACTTGAGGAAAGTCCATATGATCTGGCGTATCTCGTGCCCTCCTACCACAATCCAACCGGGATTGTGACTTCACCCGCCAAACGCGCAGAGATCATCCGGTTGATGAACAAGTATCAGGTACCCATCATTGAGGACGGATTCAACGAAGAATTACGCTATTCCGGTTCCCACATCTCGCCCCTGATTGCCAGCATGGGTGCGGGCAATGGGCTGGTGTATCTGGGCAGCTTCTCCAAAGTGCTGTTTCCGGGACTACGCGTTGGTTGGGTTATTGCAGATGCGGCGCTCATTGATTATCTGGAGAGTATGAAACGGGCACGCAGCATCCATACCTCCACGCTGGACCAATCGTTATTGTATCAATATCTGAGCAACGGTAATTTCGAGAAATATCTGAAGCGAGCTCGTACAGAGTATAAGCGAAAATATGAATTGGTTGTGCGTTGCCTGAAGCAGCATCTGCCAATGTGCCGGATTTCCGGTGCGGGTGGTCTGCATCTGTTCGTGCAGTTCCCGTCCGAATACAAAACCCGTGAACTGCTGGCGGCCTGTAAAGTGAAAGGTGTAACGTTCACACCAGGGGATACCTTTTATCTGGAACATGGTCAGGGCGTAAACACGATGCGTCTGGGTTTCTCCAGAGTCAGCGATGAGAATATACGCAAGGGCATTCGCATCATTGGCGAGACAGCAGCTCAAATGAGATAA
- a CDS encoding arylamine N-acetyltransferase: MNVTLNPSEIQAYLKRIGIDDIKKPTLEYLIEIQRAHVQYLSWQTVDIFAGRPVGISLQESIQLILLGRSGYCFHLNGAFSVLLRSLGYTVDWHRGGVQPHGEQPRVNSFHLGLSVHLPDADPTVERWIVDVGLGGMPFEPLPLRYGNYGSAPFTYQLMPSSVAAGGWRLEYEPNGPSEGVDYAPEVVHDLGEFVPKHEFYSRAAESPWHNVFLLRQRDEISSHELRGCMLRTHDIEGIRKTEIQNYTEWRNVLTEIFHEPLVNYSELECHNMWERVQAAHTEWKQAQET, translated from the coding sequence ATGAACGTTACACTAAATCCATCTGAAATACAGGCCTATCTAAAACGGATCGGCATAGATGATATAAAGAAACCTACGCTGGAATACTTAATTGAAATCCAGCGCGCACATGTGCAATATCTTTCCTGGCAAACGGTCGATATTTTTGCAGGTCGTCCTGTGGGAATCAGCCTTCAAGAGTCAATTCAGCTCATATTACTGGGACGCAGCGGCTACTGCTTTCATCTAAATGGTGCATTTAGTGTTCTTCTCCGCTCGCTGGGTTATACGGTTGATTGGCATCGCGGTGGAGTACAGCCTCATGGGGAACAACCCCGTGTGAATTCATTCCATCTCGGTCTGTCTGTCCATCTGCCGGATGCCGACCCAACAGTTGAACGGTGGATTGTGGATGTAGGTCTGGGCGGAATGCCCTTTGAACCTCTGCCACTTCGTTATGGAAACTATGGTTCAGCTCCGTTCACATACCAATTGATGCCATCATCTGTTGCTGCTGGGGGATGGCGGCTTGAGTACGAGCCGAATGGGCCAAGTGAAGGCGTCGACTATGCTCCCGAGGTAGTCCACGATTTGGGGGAGTTCGTTCCCAAACATGAATTCTACAGTCGGGCGGCCGAATCACCTTGGCATAACGTATTTTTGCTTCGTCAGCGGGATGAGATCAGCAGTCATGAACTACGTGGATGTATGTTGCGAACACATGATATCGAAGGAATTCGGAAAACGGAGATCCAGAATTATACCGAGTGGCGTAACGTATTAACTGAAATATTCCATGAGCCCTTGGTGAATTACAGCGAACTGGAATGCCACAACATGTGGGAACGAGTGCAGGCTGCGCATACGGAATGGAAACAAGCGCAAGAAACGTAA
- the rlmN gene encoding 23S rRNA (adenine(2503)-C(2))-methyltransferase RlmN, with amino-acid sequence MNKSSIYGLTLEQLRSWLPEHGQKKSRASRIWEWLYQERVHDFPAMTDVRQECLDVLSEHFTMNSLSEHVKQESADGTVKFLLRMQDGNLIETVLMRQKYGLTVCVTTQVGCNIGCSFCASGLIKKSRDLTAGEIVEQIMHVQRHLDAAGQDERVTNVVVMGIGEPFDNFQHMSNFIEVIKDRKGLALAAKRITVSTSGLPDKIKEFADSSLQVNLAISLHAPNNELRTHIMKINRAFPIEQLMDAVDYYLATTNKRIMFEYILLRDVNDQREHAAELAELLSSRRSMVSVNLIPYNPVDEHSQYQRSTEESILGFYDTLKKNNINSTVRMEHGTDIDAACGQLRSKQMKNNTAESQPDRLALG; translated from the coding sequence ATGAACAAATCATCCATATATGGATTAACATTAGAGCAATTACGTTCCTGGCTGCCGGAGCATGGGCAGAAAAAATCCCGTGCATCCCGGATCTGGGAATGGTTATATCAGGAGCGTGTACACGATTTTCCGGCAATGACCGATGTCCGTCAAGAATGTCTGGATGTACTTTCCGAGCATTTCACCATGAACTCGCTGAGCGAACATGTGAAGCAGGAATCGGCAGATGGTACCGTGAAATTTCTGCTTCGGATGCAGGACGGCAACCTGATTGAGACGGTATTGATGCGGCAAAAATACGGACTGACTGTCTGTGTGACCACACAAGTCGGCTGTAATATTGGCTGTAGCTTCTGTGCGAGCGGTCTGATCAAGAAGAGCCGTGACTTGACGGCTGGAGAGATTGTGGAACAGATTATGCATGTGCAGCGACATCTGGATGCAGCGGGACAAGACGAGCGGGTAACCAACGTGGTGGTAATGGGCATTGGCGAGCCATTCGACAACTTCCAGCACATGAGTAATTTCATCGAAGTCATCAAGGATCGCAAGGGACTGGCACTTGCCGCCAAACGGATAACGGTGTCCACGAGTGGTCTTCCGGACAAAATTAAGGAATTTGCAGACAGCAGTCTCCAGGTCAATCTGGCGATCTCACTGCATGCGCCTAATAATGAACTGCGTACACACATCATGAAGATCAACCGGGCCTTCCCGATTGAGCAATTGATGGATGCAGTCGATTATTATCTGGCTACGACGAACAAACGTATCATGTTCGAGTATATCCTCCTGCGTGATGTTAACGATCAACGTGAGCATGCCGCGGAGCTTGCTGAACTGTTGTCCAGTCGCAGAAGTATGGTCAGTGTGAATCTGATTCCATACAACCCGGTGGATGAGCACAGTCAGTATCAGCGGAGTACAGAAGAATCGATTCTGGGCTTCTATGATACACTCAAAAAGAACAACATCAACTCTACTGTACGTATGGAACATGGTACCGATATCGATGCTGCTTGCGGACAGTTGCGCAGTAAACAAATGAAGAACAACACTGCCGAATCCCAACCAGATCGTCTGGCACTGGGATAA
- a CDS encoding DUF2628 domain-containing protein, with product MHIFLQNSAGVTKNVKVGFSWTTLFFGFFPALFRGDLKWAAIMFLISVALGIFTAGIGAWISGIVFSFVYNKIYIKELLEKGYRPSNAEAQAVLENNQIIARAA from the coding sequence ATGCATATCTTTTTGCAAAACAGTGCAGGTGTAACCAAGAACGTGAAAGTAGGTTTCAGCTGGACAACATTATTTTTCGGATTTTTCCCTGCGTTGTTCCGTGGTGATTTGAAATGGGCTGCCATCATGTTCTTGATCTCCGTAGCCCTTGGTATTTTCACTGCAGGAATTGGAGCTTGGATTAGTGGGATCGTCTTCTCTTTCGTTTACAACAAAATCTACATTAAAGAGTTGCTCGAAAAAGGCTACCGTCCTTCCAATGCTGAAGCTCAAGCGGTTCTGGAAAATAATCAGATTATTGCTCGAGCAGCTTAA
- a CDS encoding MarR family winged helix-turn-helix transcriptional regulator, with translation MIARCLDSISNVEFQHLNLSRGQYLYLYRICENPGIIPNQLAELIKVDRTTAARAISKLESDGFIIKQPALGNKKNKVLYPTEAGLEAWEFIRKEGVHSDQVTLDGLTEEEIETAIHLLRRMRHNIEVDWKFVKKGGRRPYMDNLE, from the coding sequence ATGATTGCTCGTTGTCTGGATTCCATCAGTAATGTCGAGTTTCAGCATCTGAACCTGTCCCGTGGACAATATCTCTATCTGTATCGAATCTGTGAGAATCCAGGTATTATTCCGAATCAGCTTGCTGAACTAATCAAAGTGGATCGCACGACGGCGGCCAGAGCCATTAGCAAACTTGAATCGGATGGATTCATTATTAAACAGCCAGCATTGGGTAATAAGAAGAATAAGGTATTATATCCCACCGAAGCTGGGCTTGAAGCATGGGAATTCATTCGTAAAGAGGGCGTGCATTCGGATCAGGTGACTCTGGATGGTCTGACCGAGGAAGAGATCGAGACAGCCATTCATCTTCTCAGACGGATGCGTCATAACATTGAAGTGGACTGGAAATTTGTCAAAAAGGGTGGACGACGGCCTTATATGGATAACCTTGAATAA